The DNA segment CAAGAGCAACGCTACTGCCAGAAACTGTCAGTAGGTACGACTATGATGGGCACCATCCCAAGCAGGAAGGAGGACCGATCATGGCAAGCCACGCTTTCATCGTCACGAAACAAACGCATCGCGGCGTCATCGAGGCGCGCAAAGGCAAAGATTTCTCTGTGCCGACATGGCCCGCCCGCTTCTTGCGGGTTGCACTGGGCTATTTTGCCGGCAGCCGAAATCACCTCGATCTCGAGGGAGCGTCTGATTTGGTCAAGCGCGATCTGGGCTTTCTGGACGGCCACGCGCCATACCGTGAGGAAGAACGGATGCACTAAGGCCGAAGCGATTTGGGCGATAAAGACATTCGTAAAATCAAGAGTTTAAAGCCCGAGAAAGCGACTCTGGCAGATCGCGATACGCTCTAAAAGCGCATCCCCATAAACATCCAATCCGCTGACAAATCCATCACCCGGCAGGCTCCGCCTCGCCTGCCGGACTGCATCTTTCATGCCCTTATATCCCCGTAAAACGAGAGGAATATCCAAATGACAAGCCCGAATCTCATCATCTTCTACGTTAAGGACCCGGCCGAAAGCGTGCCTTTCTATCGCGACCTGCTCGGCCGCGAGCCCGCCGTTGCCGCGCCGAATTTCGCTGCCTTCCCGCTCGACAATGGTTTCACCCTCGGCCTCTGGCGCCGCAGCAACGTCGAGCCGCAGCCCTCGGCCATCGGCAATCGCGGTGAACTCGCCTTCATGGTCGAAGGCGAAGGCGCGGTCGCGGAACATTACCAGGACTGGAAAGCCCGCGGCCTGCCGATTGCGCAGGAACTGACGACCATGGATTTCGGCCCGACCTTCGTCGTGCTGGATCCCGACGGTCATCGTCTCAGGGTTTGTGAGCCGGATAAGTGAATTGCGACCAGGTCACCCGCCCTCGTGGTTCGAGGCTGCAGCCCTTTGGGCTTTCGCACCTCACCATGAGGGCTGATCCTGTATGCTCCGCCACGGAACATGGTCCACGTCATGGTGAGGTGCATTCGCAGAAGAGACTGATCGATAAATTCAGAGCAATGCGAGGAACAATTGCTGCATCATATTTCATTCGGCGTCTCAGATATCGAGAGAGCCGCCACCTTTTACGACGCCGCCTTCGCACCGCTCGGCTATGTCAGGGTTTGGGAAGACTTGAACCCCGGCGATCCCAACCAGGCGATCGGATACGGCCCGCCGGGTGGGGGCGATAAGTTCGCCATCAAATTGCGTGGCAAGGAAGCCCACGCGCCAGGTCCGGGCTTCCATCTCGCCTTTGTCGCGCCAAGCCGTGATGCCATCGTCTCCTTTCACAAAGCAGCGCTCGCCCATGGCGGAAAGGACAACGGGCCGCCTGGTCTTCGGCCTCATTACGGGCCGAATTATTTTGCAGCCTTTGTCATCGATCCGGATGGGCACCGTATCGAGGTCGTCACCAAGGCTGCGGAATAGCCGCTCGATGGCAACCATAAGGGTACCGCAACCCGCCCTCGCGGTTCGAGGCTGCAGCCCGGCGGCCTTCGCACCTCACCATGAGGGCTAACCCTTTGGGTCAATAGCGAAATTCTCCCCCGCCTCATCCTGAGGTGCGGAGCTCGAAGAGCGAAGCCTCGAAGGACGAGGCGGCCTCCGACGCCATTAAACTTAAAGGATCAGACTTAGAGATCGCCCCGCATCGGATGCCCCTTGTAAACGCCCAGAATACGGACCTTCTCGGAGAAGAACCGCAATTCCTCCAGCGCGCGGCGCACATGGGCATCGGACGGATGGCCCTCGATATCGGCATAGAACTGCGTCGCTACAAAACGGCCGCCGAGCTGATAGCTTTCGAGCTTGGTCATGTTGATACCGTTGGTGGCAAAGCCGCCCAAGGCCTTGTAGAGCGCAGCCGGAATGTTGCGCACGTTGAAGACGAAGGTGGTGACGATCTTTTCCTCGGTCGAGCTGCGCTGCGCCCAGTTTTCGTCACGCGACAGGATGACGAAGCGCGTGACGTTGCTCTCGGTATCCTCGACATTTTCCGCAACGATTTCCAGCCCATAGAGGTCGGCCGCCAGCCGCGGCGCAAGGGCGGCCATGGTGCGGTCGCCGGTTTCCTGCACGAGCTTGGCCGCCCCCGCCGTATCGCCGGCGATGATCGGCTTCCAGCCATTGGCGCGCACTATCTTGCGGCACTGGCCAAGCGCATGGATGTGGCTGTGCACCGTCCGGATTTCTTCCTTCTTCACACCTGG comes from the Rhizobium sp. NXC24 genome and includes:
- a CDS encoding VOC family protein, with the protein product MLHHISFGVSDIERAATFYDAAFAPLGYVRVWEDLNPGDPNQAIGYGPPGGGDKFAIKLRGKEAHAPGPGFHLAFVAPSRDAIVSFHKAALAHGGKDNGPPGLRPHYGPNYFAAFVIDPDGHRIEVVTKAAE
- a CDS encoding prephenate dehydratase, which encodes MITKTNKISFQGDYGANSDMASRDMFPTMEPLPCQTFEDAFTAVDNGEADLGMIPIENTIAGRVADIHHLLPESRLHIVGEYFMPIHFQLMVLPGVKKEEIRTVHSHIHALGQCRKIVRANGWKPIIAGDTAGAAKLVQETGDRTMAALAPRLAADLYGLEIVAENVEDTESNVTRFVILSRDENWAQRSSTEEKIVTTFVFNVRNIPAALYKALGGFATNGINMTKLESYQLGGRFVATQFYADIEGHPSDAHVRRALEELRFFSEKVRILGVYKGHPMRGDL
- a CDS encoding VOC family protein, translating into MTSPNLIIFYVKDPAESVPFYRDLLGREPAVAAPNFAAFPLDNGFTLGLWRRSNVEPQPSAIGNRGELAFMVEGEGAVAEHYQDWKARGLPIAQELTTMDFGPTFVVLDPDGHRLRVCEPDK